One window of Hyphomicrobiales bacterium genomic DNA carries:
- a CDS encoding gamma-glutamyltransferase: MNDAIRPLTFGRDGAVSAAHPSAVEAGLAVLARGGNACDAMIAAQAALAVVAPSSCGLGGDLLALVRTPTGDVTAINGTGRAASAPRFTDVADDGRAVTVPGLVAGWQEASRRFGRLDLGGALEPAIALARHGCELARDVTRAVRDQEARLARGGAADWSVARQARSGMKLPQPELADLLAAIAHEGADAFYRGAMAEAIAAAVARTGGMLTADDLARHETAVLDPITVPWRGGHVHVQPPMTQGVLLAMCLAALERMDVAGAASLDHLCVELTEASFQFRDRAAEGVALLDERLDVDPQRAMLRGGPRAYLHTAGVASADADGMVCSSLISVFDDFGSAILVPEGGFTLNNRAQGFTVAPNAPRPGARPVHTLAPAMWVEAGRVTALATPGADGQIQTLLQILARSAHSGLALADSIAAPRWRSEGGSLLVERDHPEVGGLTAAGHRVALRESGDMCFGGVVAAGYENKNPFATSDWRRQVMHGAC; encoded by the coding sequence ATGAACGATGCGATCCGCCCGCTCACCTTCGGCCGCGATGGGGCCGTTTCGGCGGCGCACCCGAGCGCCGTCGAGGCGGGGCTCGCGGTGCTCGCGCGCGGCGGGAACGCCTGCGATGCCATGATCGCGGCACAGGCAGCGCTCGCCGTCGTCGCGCCGTCCTCGTGCGGTCTCGGCGGCGACCTGCTGGCGCTGGTGCGAACGCCCACCGGTGACGTCACCGCGATCAACGGCACCGGCCGTGCCGCGAGCGCACCGCGCTTTACAGACGTCGCGGACGACGGCCGGGCGGTGACCGTGCCGGGGCTCGTCGCGGGCTGGCAGGAGGCGAGCCGGCGCTTCGGAAGACTGGACCTCGGAGGGGCGCTGGAGCCGGCGATCGCGCTCGCCCGGCACGGTTGCGAACTGGCGCGCGATGTGACGCGCGCGGTGCGCGATCAGGAGGCACGATTGGCGCGTGGCGGAGCGGCGGACTGGAGCGTCGCGCGACAGGCGAGGAGTGGAATGAAACTCCCGCAACCGGAACTCGCCGACCTCCTCGCCGCGATCGCGCACGAGGGTGCAGATGCCTTCTATCGGGGCGCCATGGCCGAGGCCATCGCGGCGGCGGTGGCGCGCACGGGAGGGATGCTGACGGCCGACGATCTCGCCCGTCACGAGACGGCCGTGCTCGATCCGATCACCGTTCCATGGCGCGGCGGCCACGTGCACGTGCAGCCGCCGATGACACAGGGCGTGCTGCTCGCGATGTGCCTTGCCGCGCTCGAGCGGATGGATGTCGCGGGCGCCGCATCGCTCGATCACCTCTGCGTGGAACTGACGGAGGCGAGCTTTCAATTCCGCGACCGGGCGGCGGAGGGCGTGGCGCTGCTCGACGAGCGGCTGGACGTGGACCCGCAGAGGGCGATGCTGCGGGGGGGGCCACGCGCCTATCTCCATACGGCCGGCGTTGCGAGCGCCGACGCGGACGGCATGGTGTGCTCGTCGCTCATCAGCGTCTTCGACGATTTCGGCTCCGCGATCCTCGTGCCGGAGGGCGGCTTCACACTCAACAATCGTGCACAGGGCTTCACCGTCGCGCCGAACGCGCCGCGGCCGGGAGCGCGGCCCGTGCATACGCTGGCACCGGCGATGTGGGTCGAGGCGGGCCGGGTGACGGCGCTCGCGACACCAGGTGCGGACGGCCAGATCCAGACACTGCTCCAGATCCTTGCCCGTTCGGCCCACTCGGGGCTCGCGCTGGCGGATTCGATCGCGGCACCGCGCTGGCGCAGCGAGGGAGGAAGTCTCCTCGTCGAGCGAGATCATCCGGAAGTGGGCGGTCTTACCGCTGCCGGGCACCGTGTCGCCCTTCGCGAGAGCGGCGACATGTGCTTCGGGGGCGTGGTCGCGGCGGGTTACGAGAACAAGAACCCCTTTGCGACGTCGGACTGGCGACGGCAGGTGATGCACGGCGCGTGCTGA
- a CDS encoding IS481 family transposase, translating into MSITLTKRATTTAKIRAAIQASAEPARVLAERYGISEQTVWKWRKRDNVHDRSRMPHRLQTTLTPAQEMVVVALRTSLLVPLDDLLFMVREFLNPHVSRSGLDRCLRRHKVGNLRALKLSASKPGRKSAGAQVPGHLDIDLKCLPQMADGPRRRYLLFAVDRVTKWAFVRLYSALTAADARSFLHDLERAAPMRIARATSRSGAKCNDRSVGPGSRSALAQSDFARFCAEFETPDPLGKTGLDEAGDIAERFEGRIGDVLQGRHFRSGEALENTIQRYVRLYNFDLAQSALEGRTPIEALDHWRRLRPDLFEQ; encoded by the coding sequence ATGTCGATCACACTCACCAAGCGGGCGACGACGACGGCGAAAATTCGCGCCGCGATCCAAGCGAGCGCCGAGCCGGCCCGGGTATTGGCCGAGCGTTACGGCATCAGCGAGCAGACGGTCTGGAAATGGCGAAAGCGCGACAACGTTCATGACCGAAGCCGAATGCCGCACCGACTGCAAACGACGCTCACTCCTGCCCAGGAGATGGTCGTCGTCGCCCTGCGAACGTCGCTGCTGGTGCCGCTCGACGACCTATTGTTCATGGTTCGCGAATTCCTCAATCCGCACGTTTCGCGCTCGGGCCTCGATCGTTGCCTGCGCAGGCACAAGGTCGGCAACTTGCGCGCCTTGAAGCTCTCGGCATCGAAGCCTGGAAGAAAATCCGCCGGGGCCCAGGTGCCCGGCCATCTCGACATCGATCTGAAATGCCTGCCGCAAATGGCCGACGGCCCCCGGCGAAGGTATCTCCTGTTTGCCGTCGACCGTGTCACGAAGTGGGCATTCGTGCGCCTGTATTCCGCTTTGACCGCTGCCGATGCGCGCAGCTTCCTGCATGATCTCGAGCGAGCGGCGCCGATGCGCATCGCCCGAGCAACCTCTCGGAGTGGAGCAAAATGTAACGATCGGAGTGTCGGTCCAGGAAGCCGTTCCGCCCTGGCTCAGAGCGACTTCGCCCGTTTTTGCGCTGAGTTCGAGACCCCCGATCCGCTCGGCAAGACGGGGTTGGACGAAGCCGGCGACATCGCCGAACGCTTCGAGGGCCGCATCGGGGACGTATTGCAGGGGCGCCACTTTCGCAGCGGTGAGGCATTGGAGAACACGATCCAACGCTACGTCCGGCTCTACAACTTCGATCTGGCGCAATCCGCGCTCGAAGGTCGAACACCGATCGAGGCTCTCGACCACTGGCGGCGCTTGCGGCCGGACCTTTTCGAGCAATGA
- a CDS encoding cytochrome P450: protein MLSIPFSDALPFQRDPLGFLLERGSARPGPLARVDLGFSPVFILTDPGQLKPIMRLEGDGLVKGALVEKLRPAVSDSMLVLNGPEHARRRTAMHSVFGRQAMIGAVPALSATIRATAGALAGVDRFAPSEVCPGLALRLVATVLFGEGSLTSGDEQILLEAINLLEDDIASSFFSLPIKAPWTAAEERRRRAVARGMIETVVERVRARSSASATMRVLQELELTASEVRDEITMLLLAGHHTTGSAAAWLLFLMAKHPQVLSALRSEAASLTDEGGEIDGSQIGRATVSLALVRETLRLWPSSWFFSRQAVRDIDLGQATLPSGATLIISPWLFHRSPQHWEAPEEFRMDRDFTNPAFVPFGVGPRACFGMQLAVMELQLLALEIASAFDIERATDAEPGMPKPMVTLQPPRFELSLQVRGVSKRRMSRHAA, encoded by the coding sequence ATGCTGTCGATCCCGTTTTCCGACGCGCTGCCGTTTCAGCGTGACCCGCTGGGATTTCTGCTCGAGCGCGGGAGCGCCCGGCCCGGACCTCTCGCCCGTGTCGATCTCGGCTTCAGTCCCGTTTTCATCCTGACCGACCCGGGGCAGCTCAAGCCGATCATGCGGCTGGAGGGCGACGGCCTCGTCAAGGGTGCGCTCGTCGAAAAGCTGCGGCCGGCCGTCAGCGACAGCATGCTGGTGCTCAACGGTCCCGAGCATGCGCGCAGGCGAACCGCCATGCACTCGGTCTTCGGCCGGCAAGCGATGATCGGCGCGGTGCCGGCGCTCTCTGCCACGATCAGAGCGACGGCCGGAGCCCTTGCTGGAGTGGACCGGTTCGCCCCGAGCGAGGTCTGTCCGGGCTTGGCACTGCGTCTGGTTGCAACGGTCCTCTTCGGGGAAGGCAGCCTCACCAGCGGTGACGAGCAAATCCTCCTCGAGGCCATCAATCTGCTCGAAGACGATATCGCAAGCTCGTTCTTTTCCCTTCCGATCAAGGCGCCGTGGACCGCCGCCGAGGAGCGTCGGCGCCGGGCCGTTGCCCGAGGCATGATCGAGACGGTGGTCGAGCGGGTTCGCGCGCGCTCGAGCGCGAGCGCGACCATGCGGGTGCTCCAGGAACTCGAGCTGACCGCCTCGGAGGTCCGGGACGAGATCACGATGCTGCTCCTGGCCGGCCATCACACGACCGGATCGGCGGCGGCCTGGCTCCTCTTTCTCATGGCGAAACACCCGCAGGTGCTCTCGGCGTTGCGCAGTGAAGCGGCCTCGCTGACCGATGAAGGAGGTGAAATCGATGGCAGTCAAATCGGTCGTGCCACCGTCAGCCTGGCCCTCGTTCGAGAGACCCTGCGGCTCTGGCCGTCCTCATGGTTCTTCTCCCGGCAGGCTGTCAGGGACATCGATCTCGGGCAGGCCACGCTGCCTTCGGGCGCGACGCTGATCATCAGCCCCTGGCTCTTCCACCGCAGCCCCCAGCATTGGGAGGCCCCGGAGGAATTCCGCATGGACAGGGACTTCACGAACCCGGCCTTCGTGCCGTTCGGTGTCGGTCCGAGGGCGTGCTTCGGCATGCAGTTGGCGGTGATGGAGTTGCAGCTTCTCGCACTCGAGATCGCGAGCGCGTTCGACATCGAGCGAGCGACCGACGCCGAGCCGGGCATGCCCAAGCCGATGGTCACGCTCCAGCCGCCACGTTTCGAACTCTCGTTGCAGGTGAGAGGGGTGAGCAAGCGCAGAATGAGCCGACATGCGGCGTGA